One stretch of Molothrus aeneus isolate 106 chromosome 2, BPBGC_Maene_1.0, whole genome shotgun sequence DNA includes these proteins:
- the FAM162A gene encoding protein FAM162A — protein sequence MWGRADRAVKLLGRNIPLVLRMTEGVDLQISRRLCVKPRQDLQTKSRSASGVPGHRPTPWERRCLLWAGHYKKPEDIPETVSLDTVRAAQTTLRVKFSYVMIALTIVGCIIMVIRGKQAMKRHESLTTINLEKKAKLREEGASAKP from the exons ATGTGGGGCCGCGCCG ATAGGGCTGTTAAACTGCTGGGAAGAAACATTCCCTTGGTTCTGAGGATGACTGAGGGAGTGGACCTGCAGATAAGCAGAAGGCTGTGTGTTAAACCCCGGCAAGACCTTCAGACAAAGA gtCGATCTGCTTCGGGAGTGCCTGGACACAGGCCTACACCCTGGGAGAGAAGGTGTTTGTTGTGGGCAGGCCATTACAAAAAGCCAGAGGATATTCCAGAGACTGTCTC GCTTGACAcagtgagagcagcacagaCCACCCTGCGTGTGAAGTTCAGCTATGTCATGATTGCCTTGACAATAGTGGGATGCATCATCATGGTGATCAGAGGGAAGCAG GCTATGAAAAGACATGAATCTCTTACAACCATAAACCTGGAGAAGAAAGCCAAGTTGAGAGAAGAAGGTGCATCTGCTAAACCATAG
- the MIX23 gene encoding protein MIX23, which yields MAAPSGAASCEDFAEFQELLRVMRTIDDRIVHELNTTIPTASFVGKVDPGQTCKELYESLMDAHTKRERIIKNCISQTSAVVKTLKEEREKAHEDAALLKQLRKEQTKLKLMQSELNVEEVVNDRSWKVFNERCRIHYKPPKSQ from the exons ATGGCGGCGCCCAGTGGAGCCGCGAGCTGCGAGGACTTCGCCGAGTTCCAG gagctgctcagggtgaTGAGGACAATCGATGATAGAATTGTTCATGAATTAAACACTACGATTCCAACGGCTTCCTTTGTGGGGAAAGTTGATCCTGGCCAGACGTGTAAAGAGCTGTACGAGTCT TTGATGGATGCTCACACCAAGAGAGAAAGAATCATCAAAAACTGCATCTCTCAGACTTCTGCTGTAGTGAAAACCCTcaaagaagagagggaaaaggccCATGAAGATGCAGCATTATTAAAGCAACTCAGGAAAGAGCAGACAAAG TTGAAATTGATGCAGTCGGAGCTCAATGTTGAAGAAGTGGTAAACGACAGAAGCTGGAAG GTATTTAATGAGAGGTGCCGAATTCACTACAAGCCTCCGAAGAGTCAATGA